The Mytilus edulis chromosome 4, xbMytEdul2.2, whole genome shotgun sequence nucleotide sequence AATGCATATGCACCCACAAATTAAAAACGAAATACGTATCAATGTTTGATTGTTCTCAGTGTGAAAGTAATTAGTTGAAATGTATATCAATAAAGAGTTGTGGCTGATTTCTTTGAATTTATTATGCTCTCAGAACCAACATTAAAAAGGAAACGATTATGAATCTTTGAGTAGGAAATCACTAGAAGAGCAAGAACTGAACCAAAAGCAATTCTGTCGATCTTAATTATATATTATTCTTCACGTTTGGATTTACGTCGACTAAGATCAAATTTGTCTTTCGGATTTAATTTTTTAGAATACAAAGCACTCATAGGTTACTGATATTCGAAAAGagaatttaaaatatacaaataaagagaAATCTAACTAAGTTAATAGCATAAACTTCGTCACTTGTGCTGGTAGActtttcgtctccgagggtatcaccagcccagtagtcagcacttcggtgttgacatgaatatcaattatacgttcatttttataaacttcctgtttacaaaagtatgaattttctTATTCAAGGCATAagttaccatagccgtatttgacacaaccatTTGGAAttattggtcctcaatgctcttcaactttgtacttgttttgctccataactattttgatctgaacgccactgatgagtcttatgtagacaaaacgacCGTCTGGCGTATGAACTTATaaacctgatacctttgataactattgtcacAAATAAAAATGGTCTATTTCAAAGTCCTCtatctgtgtttattttgaaaaaaaagagatGCGCataatatgcacatgtatatgaTATATGACGCAGACTTCAATACTCGGTATTTGAAACtgtaaataaataagtaaataattaTTAAACATCACGAATAAAGAAATGTATGTTGTCGTTGATGTTTTAACAATGGTATTGTTTGTCAAGTGTTTTATTGTGTATACTGATGTTTTCTAGAGAAACAATTATTAACGCTCAGGtagaacattatatatatttgggTGTGTTTATGACTACCTGTTTTCGCTGTACGTTGGTATTGTATAGGTTAAGTTTTACAGTGTTAATATCACTGCTGGTCGATGTCTTTCGCTCCTTtatgttttattgtgttttatcatgttaataccgtattcaatattttaattactCTCATAATACTGAAGATGAAGTGGTAGTCACGTAGGTTTTCATATCTTTATTACTGGTGTTCTTTTTTATGTTAACACTACCAGTGAAGTTTGAGTCCCGTAGATTATCATCGGCTGAATaagtaaagcctcggtcacaccttaccggatagcacgaacggacgcctaacggatgaacataaaagttgtccgttgacaaaattgttatccgttgggagtccgttgatgtactgaccgaataaaacggacgtgtaacgaatgcataacggacacacaccggatatgcaacgtaccaGAAACGGagacgtaccggacagaacggatgtcgttCGTACATCCAACAGACGAGTACCGCATACAACGGACACCTAACgtaagcgtaccggataaaacggatgaacaagatatacggaaagattaaaggcgacaataataatacatgtaaatcgcataaatattcgaaatgtttctgtgtaactggttttggtttgttcttcaaaatgccgcaaaagggcagtgtctggcctgaataagagctgcttgattgtgaagacgtgtcCTTACTCTTAGATTGATTATGAATactaagaattcatgaaccttaagaaatctgacataccaataattggcatttctgaagtgaaattttcaattggcatttatccgtttcagatccgttcatcgtccgttttatccgttatacgtccggtagaagtccgtttctcgttcgttcaacatccgttttatccgttaaacgtccagTAGAAGTCTGTgagtgaatttatcttccagacctccaacggatgtataacggacacgtaacggataaaaaacggaaacgaaacggacgagtaccgtacaaaacggacgcctaacgaacgttcaacggacatttcatccgttggacgtccgttcaaagttttgaacatgctcaaaattttccaccggacagaacggaggTTAACGGATAAAACGTATGCTAAAAGggcatgcaacggatatggacggacttctaacggataagaacggacgtctcacggacatgaacggattgaaaaaaagttatcagtTAGGCGttcgttcgagctatccgttaaggtgtgaccgaggcttaaacaATCATTGAAGAAAACTTTTTAATGATGCCGAAAACCATGtaataacattttaaacaaaaacgAGGGTAGATAGTTTATAATCAAGTGTTTTATATGTCTTCACAGAGAAGCGTATCCTGCTCAATAATAAGAGCTACTTGAACGTTTGTGTTTCTGTTTCATGAAATCATTTCATACTAGTACTCAATGtgtataaaatttgttcttaaTAGTATGTCAAAGAATACAATCTTCTGTTGACGCATGGAATGTATAcagtgttatatcatattttttaaaatgggTGTATGTGTTTGTGATTTATGCTTTTTTGAAGTATCACTTTTCTATATTGCTTTAAATTCTTATTTGGATTGATGTAAGATTTTCAGCTATCCTTCTTTTTCATGACAGAGAATGACTGCAGTCCAGTGGTCGTGCTTTCACAATAGACCACAACACGTCCAGTTACTTCTTGATCATGGTGCTGATATCTCGGTTCAGGATGTGGACGGCAAAACACCGCTTCATTGGGCTGCACAGGTAAATGGCAGAAAATATTGTTTTCTATAGAAAAGAAAGATTACAGGAGTTTCAAATAATTTAAGACACACAAACAATTTCACAAGCTGCCGACTTGTGAAACTAATAAAACATAGATACATTTCAACAAAAACGAATAACACCAGAGCGTTGTAGACTCACTTGGTACAACTACATCTGATTTCAAGTTCAATGATCACGAAAATCATGTTTCTGAAATAGTCATGTTCTAGTTTAACGATGTCTTGGGTAAAATTACTTTCTGGAGTCAATGAGTTTCCCATTCCTTACCTACCAATACCGTATATAGTAGAAGTAAAAACTTTAGATAAGTAATACCGAACTCAAAGTCAAATTCAAAAAGGGAAGTAGATAAAAACTGACGAAATCAAAAGTTATCAATTATTAGAACAAGCGAAAAACAGCTGTCAAAACTCATGAGCTGGTACAGGAATTTTCCGGAGGTAACGTAGGATTAACACGAAGAAAAAACCCCGAAAAAGTTGAACTGGAAATTTTAATTCGTTTGAAAGTCTTATATTTTTTGGAATTTgaaatcctcaatgctcttcaaatccatacttgtttggctttctaactattttgatctgggaGGCACTAATGattcttatgaagacgaaacgcgcgtttggcgtatcaaATTGAAAGCCTgatacctttggtaactatttataCCCCGTTTACATTATACCGTTTCAATTCCTGTTTTACATAAATGTGTTCTCTGGGTAGATGTAGGTAGAGAAAACGACTCAAGTAACCCATCGTTTGGGTAGACTTAGGTTGGGTGAACTAGGGTTAAATGTTTCGCTTTCTGAATATGGTCATAAAGGAAGTTAGTGTGAGGTTAAATGGCAAATGCCGTTGTCTTGCGTTATTGAAATGACAGAAGCCAGATCATAGGCGAAACACCATAAACAGTTGTATGTTATACCATTTTCACACTGAGCAGATTTCACATTGCGAACACGGTATAACTATCTACATTGAGTGAGCCCATGAGTAGCTTTAATTTTTTGCACGAAGTATCAATGCACTCGACAACACTGCCGTGAAGATGCATGGTGGATGGATGATGCTTGTTTACTTTGAACTGATCAGAAATGCTTCAAAAtgatacaaagtaaaatcacaaaaatactgaacttagaggaaaatcaattcggaaagtccataatcacatggcaaaatcaaattacaaaatgcatcaaaaacaattttgatgtaaataatgcaaAATAACTCCAGTAGTCATATTCGAAATAAATTATAGCGCATACGTGTCTTTTGTGCTGAGAATATCCTAAAGCGGGAATATCTTTTAATAATTATGAAGCAGAGTTATTAAGTTGGGTTAACTGTACCGCGCTCGACCCAGGTAAGATTTAATAGTGAAAATAACGTACTAAAGCAATgttctttgtttgttttgaaattttgaaaaaaatatcttttatttttctattcacCAGAATGGCAGTAGTGAATGTTGTCGGATTATTCTACAAGACATTACTGGTGTTACACTTGTTAATTATAAGGACTTTTCAGGAAAATGTGCATTACATTATGCAGCAGCTGCTGGGAACGTTGACGTCATAAAACTGCTGtcagatattgaaaatattagcaTAGAACCTGAAGATCCAGATGATAGGTTAGATTTCATTCCCatgtaataaaatcaataatacctaaagaatattacaatattattttcttttaaaaaaatacagaaacggaaatcaattttctttttgaatttcacAAAAGAATCCGGAAagttattaaaagtaaaaactatGTTCAAAACTATAAGATTATTGAATTGAAAGCAAGCACGGTTTTAAATTTAACGAGATGTTTTCGTTGTGTTGGTACAAGTAGAGTTGGTTCATTTAGGTAAATGGAATTAATAATAAAGTACAtcgacctttttttttataaacattgtttcgttgtaaaataaatcaaataaaatatgtataattttCTATGGTACTTTGCAACACAAGATTCGCCTTGAAAAGTAATTTTggtatatttgtaaattttattcaAGGTCTTGGTGATAACGTGGTAAATATCACTACAACACACATTCATTATAAACATTGATTCCATTAATCGAGATAGTAGGAGAAGTGTGACCATTTTCGTGTTGCGATTAAAACGGAAAGGGTCGAATGCTACAAAACTTGCTAATTTCTGCCACATCTTTAAGTCAACAATATCTTTGGTGCCCTCAAAAGCAAGATTTGTTAAATAACTTAAAACATTAAGATGTGATAATTGACAATCATCGACGCCGCTATTGGTTTGGAATGGTTATATGACTATCCATTGAGGTTCAACTAGTCTTTTGAGATCTCAATTATCCTCAATCCCGATCAATGGATAACTTTatgattaaacaaacaaaaattaagcaCACAGAAAGCACTCAACATTCAACGTTCAATAGATATCTAAAAGACACGTACTAAAGCTGATACCAAACTGAAATCACATACCTGTCGGCATGAAATGTTTCCGTCAATGCCTCTAATATCCGGTGGTATATTTCGCAGAAGATGAATCGCAGCAACATAATAAACATATAGAAAGACACGATAACGTGCAATACCAAAAACTTATAATACTAAAGTTTGGCGAAGGAAAACAGTGCAATAACAGTGAATTTCTTAAATTTGGCAAAACTAGCTATAACCGTTTACTGTAAatgaaatgtttacatttttgaataGAAAAATATTACGTACGTTGATATCTAGAACGTTATTGCATCACCAATCATATCAACCATTTGAAAAAATATAGACATATCtgtattaataaaattatttaacttGTGGTGAAAAGGGCATTTATCCAAAAACATGTTATCTAGCAAACATTTGTATAGTGACATACAGATTCATCGACATAACAATATTCTAAAATGGAGGTAGATTTTGCTGGTAACCTTATATATGATTAAGAGATGAGCTCCTTGacttattgaaatataaggatGTAGTCAAAGCATTTAATCGAAcgaataattattttaaatgaaattcacAGAACGCCTCTACATTGGGCTGCTGCTATGGGCCATCAGGATTGTGTTTCATTACTACTGAGGTTAGGGGTAAAACCAAACTCAATAGACATTGACGGAAACACGCCAATCGATTATACAAGACAAACTGGACATAAAGGTGAGATTTAAAGGAATTTTTAACTCACATAGAACTGTTGTTTGACAACAAGATGCCCTTTCAATACGTTACTTAAGTTACAGAGTATTTGATAATATCATTCtaactttattatataattacaaAACTCAGCTTTACTCTTGATGTCTTGTACATGAAAGAATTGAAACGCGTTCTGTCGAGCCACGTGACATTTCATATTTACCATAATTATAATGCATTCAAATACGAAAAATTTTAAATCATGCAATTTAAGAGTGACAAAAAAGGTTAACTTTGACTTCATGTTCTCCTTCATGTTAAAAATACCTAGTATAAAACATAATACATTTATCGAAAAATGTTTTTCGAGACAAGAAAAACATTGtttcccaaataaaaaaacaattgagAGTTGAATCTCATTCATTAGTTGACAACACATATTAAACATGCTGTTGCTAAGTTCTACTGTATATGAATAACTTGTGTCGTCTTATTTATGTTTTCTGTTATACTTTGTTAGTTCtaaacattttaacagaattatATAAAAGTTTGGTCTTGGCATCTGTATATTTATTCGGAAATACATGTCTCAAACTAGAAATATGTTGTTTTTCACGTTGATTGATAGTGTTTGATTCTGTCAATTTTTACGCACTTCCCATGTTTGAATTGCCTTAGAGTCCAGTTATATTGTTGATTTGTGTACATGATATAAAGTAATGATCCAGCTActttgatttgtttgtttttattatctgAGTGATTTTGGAGGGTTTTCCATACCAAATATGGACTTTGCTGTTGTTGTTATTATTGCGTTAATTTTTATCCCCTGGCAAACAGCATTCTAACAAACTTACACATATTCTTACACAAAAAAAAGTTTCTAtacttttgcatttttttcatttgaaagatCATTGGGGTTTCCCATATTAAAAGCGGAAACTTGCTTATAAAATTTTAAGACCGCATGCAACACGTTCCTTCTTTACAAGACAAATATAGTTTTATAAGTAATGTTAAATGACAAaatatgtattattaatatataatatatatatgtgtgtgtgtgtacaTATGTTCCAATATAAAGATATCGTCTAATTGATCTGAGTTCATTAATTAGGAATGGTAGAGATCAGATTATTGCTTTTATTAACGCAGTTAATTAAACCTGTCAGGAAATGATCTACACTACGGAGTGCagacaaaataataaaagatgatttgtttgttttttcagtAAAGGAAGCAATGAGTTAGAAAAATATCAGCAATATACATTTAATCTATGAATGCAATTTTCATACATAGTATGACTTTTgtgtgtaaaataaaattgatcgATATCCGTGTAATCTGAAAGATAATGACAATAACTGGAGAATGCAAAAATAGCAAGCATGTCACTTTGTATTAAAAACCTTCACTTCTGTAATCATTAGACTAACTCGTTCATGAATGAATTTGTTTCTGCGAAAAGTAATTGCTTCGAATATTTCAAATGGTACATCAGGAAAGAAAGTTATAAATAAGTTGAACAGGAAATTTAAGGCCTATGGGATCGAAAATTTAATTTTGCTAAGTACTAAAATTGTAGtttataataacaaaatgaagatATTTGGATGGTCACCATCgaatctataaaaacaaaataaattattcataCCCAAGAAagtgacataaatcaattttgGAAATAAATCCTTTTAGCAATACAGATGGGGATACTATGGAAATATATACTCGTACGTGTAATTTCTTTCCATATAATTGGGTCGCTCGACTTAACAGCAGAGGAAATTACtttatttaagtatattttttgTAGCATGTCAGAAACTCCTTGAGGAAAGACTTGGAATTAAAAGTTCTCCTGCTCATAAGAAGGAAAAACGAAAGAAAAGTAAAGACCAACCCCATTCTTTAAAtccatttgaaaaattaaaaggactatttaaaaaaagatcaaatgatGTTAAACATGACGATAAATTATTAGAAATGAAAACAGTGGAGAAAAGAGCATCAGTGACCTCGATGACATTAGtgccaaaaattgttttatttgaccatgatgATATTGACGGAAAGGAAAATTCTGGGAAACGTAAAAAGTCTAAAAAGCCTCAAAAGGTAAGATCTGTGGTGTTTAACAGTTTTTCATTTACATTGCCTAtcttatttcaaattttcttCCCATTTTATTACATGAATTCTAAAATGCCCTTTCTATGAATGCTATCATATTCAAAGAAacaaaatgttgcattttttctCAATAAAGTTGCACTGCACTACATTATATCATTGGTTCAAATATGTTCGATGACAAAACGTATATCtgtcattataaaaacaaaattgaaatccACTTTTAGCATAAAACAATAACTTTGTACCTTTGTACCTATACAACTTCATGATGTAATATCCAAACAGGCATCGACCTCTTCTGCAAAACATATAAGTAAAACAAGTATATGCTTGTCCGTTTCTGTGTTTATGTATATGCAATCCTCTGTCTTACATTAATGTTCCAAAAATTCTTGgggtcttttttttcaaataatcaacAACAAAGGTTTTCCATTGCATTTACCATAAGCTATTTATGTAAGATATACTTATATCCTTGTTAaaatttacatttcaattacaggcacaaacaaattttaaatcacCTGGGTACTTCATTCCCTCAGTATCTCCGTCAGTTCCTCTTCCTCCAGTAGGATCGCCCCTCCTTCCAATGTCACCAAGACTTCCAGTGCAACCACCAGAAAGTAAAAGAGAAGATGAGCTCGCACCACTTAGAGTCCCAAAACATGCCATAGGTAAGAAACATGAAGCTAGATTGATAATGAAGATATGTTCAGAATAACTATGATCATGTGAAATATGGTATCATATTTTACCCTGTAATATTTAAGTATTCTGTATGACTAGGTACTAGCCCAAAATTATTTGTCTTTCATCGGACATTAAGATTTATGCTTTACATGGTTCGTAATAAAAGCTACGTACTATCAATCGCAAGGCCGTTTGTGaaagtttaaattcatatttaaaagcGTACATGTTTTCGTTCGGTATGGGGTCTAttttttgttgaaggccgtttggTTATTTACAGTTGATCATTTCTGTGTATTTGGGTCCCTTgcggaaagttgtcttattgacaatcatgacacttctttttttttacatttaccttCAATTGTGATGTGTTTACAATATTACATATGTAAACAAATACCTGTTACTATAAGACATGCAATGCCAAAATAAGATGTTATCATAACAGGGTGGTCATTTGCCTTTGTTGTGTTCCTCTTTTTCAAAGGTGTTACGGTATCAGTTATTCTTAGTATTGATATTTCTTGCAAATATCCAATTGTTGAGTATAAATGCCGGTAGTTTTTTGGATATCCTTAcattataaaaaacatttttaggtTAAAGATTCACGTGGGAGTCATGCAGTCTTGTCAACTATATTgagtttgttttgtttaatgcATTGATTCATATGTACTCTATGGTGTTTTCTGTGAACAACTAGCTTTGATGACGACTAATCTTTTTCAAATACAGGTTTTTAAAGTTTTGGGCGAACCAAATCTATAAAACATACAAAGGTTTGAACTCCCTCTTGCAAAGTTGCCCTGATATGAATGTTTATTTTGATCACATATAGCTCAGAACGTTTCTACACATTCATGCATCCCTGGATTTTAAATGTATAGGTATAAGCTTTCAAGATGAACTTAAATCCAGAACATTTCAGTATACATATATGACGAATGTGTTCATGGAGTATCAAATAGATGAAAGGATATGTTGATTAGATGGTTTGCTAAGGAACTGATTAAGACATAATTGAAAAGAGATCCTTATATTGTTTGACAGATAAATGATTTGATCCGTTATGCCATAATATGAGAGTAATATATCAAGGAAAGCATCTTCTACTTGTTTTCTTGCTGAACAGCCCTTGGAATTCTGGTATAGTTAGCAATGACCACCCGTATGGTGTCCTCTTTAGGATAGTTCAAAGGTTAAAACATCCAAGCACACTAGTAACATGTGCTTTAAGGTTGATTAGAGTTTTCCTTCGAGTGCATTTACCACATTCCTCAATATAAATATAGATGCATGAATACATATCACGGCAGTAGTATATGTTTCTTATCCACAAAAATGTTTTGTCCTTTCCTCGCTTATCCACTCCTTTTCAGAGTGGTTTCAGAACTGATGATGCATGTGTTATGGTTAGGATTAACAAGTTTCTTGTTTTCCTCTTCGATAGATGTTATACGATGTTTAAACTTCAAATACTAGTAGTCAAAAGGTTGGAGTAGAGGATTAATTCCAAAGTTTTTCCTATGTGGCTTTTTGCAGTCTGTAACGTAGTCTGTGATGTGTATATCAAGATTGAAATAGATGGTCTTTCCTATTACATGATATTCCCAACGTTGATGCCTTTCAAATCAGAGTCATTTGATCCGACATCTGGGGATACAGACGACTCTTGTACACTagaatataattttgaataacagATGGCTTTTGTTGACTCTATGATGATAGGTTCTCGAGTACTTCAACACCTGCATTTTTCATTTCTTACCAATCATAATTTAATCTCAGAGATAAAGAGCAAATAACAAGTGCTGTCCGGTTGCATCCAGCTTAGCAGTGGTCAAAATAAATATGTAGCAGGGTCGATGTCACCGAGGAATACTAACTGCTAGCTGTTTAAGTAGTCATTGAGTTGATGCAACCAGTCCATAGAGAAGCAATCAATTCCCTTTTGTTTACCTGATAGTAATTTTCTGCTTTATTAAGTCTTGTATTAACATAGATAACGCTCTCTTTACACCTTTTGTTCTTGATATAGGAATATTGTCCGATGGCTTCTATAGAAGTCTAAATGTGAAGCTCATAATGTAACGAACTACTTGCGTATTTTGGTATCTGTACTGCCACGCATTGTTGCTTCATGTCCTTGAATACTGAGTTTTGCTGTCTTcaaattttttattcttttagtttCTCCCAGTTAGCTCTTAAAGTGTTCTCTTCGGTATCAGATATGATTACGATCAACTAGTTTCACTTAAATTCTTTATGAAGTATCAAACATTTCAAAGGAATCTAAGGACAACTTCAGTGGAAATTAAGTCGGTTTTGGCCAGTTGATCTCATACATATGAGTATATTTTCTAGATtagtgttttatcatttaaaactGTCTTAAGTTGTAATCTGATCCCAACGATACGTGTTGTGTGTACGAATTAGTATAATTTTGAATCCGGATATGAAGAAAAAagaagtgaaataacaaaaataccgaactccaaggaaaattcaaatcgtaaagtcccttatcaaatgggaAAATAAAAACTCAAGcttatcaaacgaatggaaaacaactgtcatattcctgacttggtacaggcatttccttatgtcgAAAATAATGGAtcaaacctggttctatagctaactgtaaagtatagttaTTGCTAGCTGAATGTATAGTCAGGTTATGTATTTATTGAGGTTACTTCTAACATTCTTGACCTTGATACCTACAGAAAAATCTCGGCATGACTCTAAAGGTGTTACATTAATTGTAgcatttatattttctttgtttacgtATTAAGATAGTTTTTGAATGACTTTAAATTAGATAAATTATCATTAGTTTAGTTAAATGTCTTATATGGGTCATTATCAAAAAATTTCGACgaggtaatattttgaaaaatgatgtcattgtttaaaacatttgaatgtgGCCCTCTATTCTATGGTATAGTAGCAACGATATTCAGAAGTATGCAATGGGGAAAAATGAAGAGttccttcaattttaacaattgtatgtcatcctttgatagaatcgtgtcaatggtgttaccaaattaaaacatacatttaggtactaaatattattgttaaacatcaaacaactgttccaatttgttgtttaagtttaaattacgacttattgacattattcatatagcTGTGCATTATATTCAAACATGAATTTCAGAATACATTGTCGTAAAAAAGTTGGCTGTCCTAATTATGGCCgttgtaaatattaaaaaatacacTTCATCtgaatatatgtaaatgtataagattaaatgataataatatatcTAATCCTTCGTATACGAcctaaaaaacattttcatttatgaatagaaataaatttttaaaaaatcgcatTTTTATGCACCGAgcaaaaagaaaaagatgaacAATTCTTTTTAGgctaaaaaatctcaaattatataacataacagcaattactaaaaatgtcaatagtgttactaaatagtgtcattggtgttaccagcatacatcagtttgtgaaaactttgtatatataatacatgatattgttaaaacagtgttaaataagtattgtttttcataaataatatgatgtttcgcttgttaaacatgaaagaaacacaaaacaatgctgattgttatgatatattcagtggtattactaaactggtcaatggtgttattttatcaaaatggtctcaccattgacagtaacaccaatgatttaaggtgtattttaaaattcagttacgaaataagtgctccattcccctattatatatgttgttactagtgcatgtttctataatcaatatatttcataattcaaagttaaggaaatgtttccaaaaaatgatttttacaagggtacaccatggacactattttcatttatgatatagcttttacttacttttaagattttttcactaaattttcaacaaaattgtttgttttctttttcataacatgcttacaggtaacattgctaagggagaaactgttgtaaatgcccaaatcttgcgaaagataactcttatcctGCTAATTTGTCCTTTGTTGACACCATTGActtaaaaaaatgtaacatttccttttggtgaaaatttttattataaaaccaacatacacctcttaaatcattaaaaaatgtttgtatttataaaaatgcaataaaaagtgataaatcataataacatatgatatgaataatagtcctatttcaagtctgaaaagatttatagtaaaaaataacaattaattctGGCTATCTCCAAGGGTTAaagaaaacattaaggatgtttttataacatttcataatATAAACTGTTAGTCTGTATAttgtgtatcacaaaacattcatatctaacatatgcaagtgttatttgatatattttaatgtctgtgacttaaaaagacccaataacatagttttgcatggttttttttataatgacccatatATGTTAATCATATAAGTCCAGTAAACACATAGATATGAACTAGTGTAATTTATTTGGTTGGTAATGTAAAAGAGAGAAAAATCCATAAAAAGCGCTTCGGACTTcttcaaaatgtatttttgaaatagtaaagtgttattttatttagttgtgacagttttataattttgatattcaaATGTACAATATTAcgatacaaaattaaattaaacccaattcttcagagaacaattgaaggtctttccacctcgataataagaatgaaatttaaaaaacgatgttagaaaatgtcactccttttttatgttatttggtacttcaaactgaaaaaaaagataaaaaggtatatgcagaagacttaattgttttataatgtacaagaaagaatttttagcaaaggtcaaaatctagaacgtcaaattgacctgtGACCTTGACGTCAATTACAAgttcataggtcagtgatctcaaatcaaaagagcccaggtcaatcacttgtatggttgtggagaaataccgATCTCAAATACAATatgggagaaaactcctataaaggttga carries:
- the LOC139520773 gene encoding ankyrin repeat domain-containing protein 55-like isoform X1 gives rise to the protein MDFPSDSVEHDTDGSSECDIDAERCLAHRAAAQGNIELLVHVVKSDPGVLEQDDGDGYKPLAHAVMMQQLPAVKRLVKMGANINAQDSKGRTGLAVAAYQGWYEGVVYLLRKGAKQNVADKSGRLPLHASTYNKDTRIVAALLKNLSHDAVNYSDNERMTAVQWSCFHNRPQHVQLLLDHGADISVQDVDGKTPLHWAAQNGSSECCRIILQDITGVTLVNYKDFSGKCALHYAAAAGNVDVIKLLSDIENISIEPEDPDDRTPLHWAAAMGHQDCVSLLLRLGVKPNSIDIDGNTPIDYTRQTGHKACQKLLEERLGIKSSPAHKKEKRKKSKDQPHSLNPFEKLKGLFKKRSNDVKHDDKLLEMKTVEKRASVTSMTLVPKIVLFDHDDIDGKENSGKRKKSKKPQKAQTNFKSPGYFIPSVSPSVPLPPVGSPLLPMSPRLPVQPPESKREDELAPLRVPKHAIGKPIALHDKVAALRSEKEGEARTPTPPPHLKAELGSGRNQSSSPSDFLHKKTKKRLEATVWSQPNDIAPSSRSKGLQSGAGKSQLSPLANQYGQMTTMEKKTLDKTIHSLLH
- the LOC139520773 gene encoding ankyrin repeat domain-containing protein 55-like isoform X2, with amino-acid sequence MADGSSECDIDAERCLAHRAAAQGNIELLVHVVKSDPGVLEQDDGDGYKPLAHAVMMQQLPAVKRLVKMGANINAQDSKGRTGLAVAAYQGWYEGVVYLLRKGAKQNVADKSGRLPLHASTYNKDTRIVAALLKNLSHDAVNYSDNERMTAVQWSCFHNRPQHVQLLLDHGADISVQDVDGKTPLHWAAQNGSSECCRIILQDITGVTLVNYKDFSGKCALHYAAAAGNVDVIKLLSDIENISIEPEDPDDRTPLHWAAAMGHQDCVSLLLRLGVKPNSIDIDGNTPIDYTRQTGHKACQKLLEERLGIKSSPAHKKEKRKKSKDQPHSLNPFEKLKGLFKKRSNDVKHDDKLLEMKTVEKRASVTSMTLVPKIVLFDHDDIDGKENSGKRKKSKKPQKAQTNFKSPGYFIPSVSPSVPLPPVGSPLLPMSPRLPVQPPESKREDELAPLRVPKHAIGKPIALHDKVAALRSEKEGEARTPTPPPHLKAELGSGRNQSSSPSDFLHKKTKKRLEATVWSQPNDIAPSSRSKGLQSGAGKSQLSPLANQYGQMTTMEKKTLDKTIHSLLH